One segment of Triticum aestivum cultivar Chinese Spring chromosome 2A, IWGSC CS RefSeq v2.1, whole genome shotgun sequence DNA contains the following:
- the LOC123191228 gene encoding 30S ribosomal protein S17, chloroplastic produces the protein MLLGSSFASPFTQLHLSPSPNAGAGARPAAGLALRIEAAKQLTGRVVTTKANKTVGVEVARLKQHPKYHRREKIKKKYQAHDPDNQFKVGDFVELVRSRPISKTKHFLAVPVPPRDTRRKAQLLPPLESQSGDDSAAAAAEETTA, from the coding sequence atgCTGCTGGGCTCCTCCTTCGCGTCGCCGTTCACCCAGCTCCACCTCTCGCCGAGCCCCAATGCGGGGGCGGGggcgcggccggcggcggggctggcgctGAGGATCGAGGCGGCGAAGCAGCTGACGGGGCGGGTGGTGACGACCAAGGCGAACAAGACGGTGGGGGTGGAGGTGGCGCGGCTGAAGCAGCACCCAAAGTACCACCGCCgggagaagatcaagaagaagtacCAGGCGCACGACCCCGACAACCAGTTCAAGGTCGGCGACTTCGTGGAGCTCGTCCGCTCCCGCCCCATCTCCAAGACCAAGCACTTCCTCGCCGTCCCCGTCCCGCCCCGCGACACCCGCCGcaaggcccagctcctcccgcccCTCGAGTCCCAGTCCGGCGACGactccgcggccgccgccgccgaagagaCCACCGCCTAG